One Athene noctua unplaced genomic scaffold, bAthNoc1.hap1.1 HAP1_HAP1_scaffold_761, whole genome shotgun sequence genomic window, GCAGGTGTCACGGGTGTGGCGGGTGGATGTGGCCTGGGGACATGGGCATGGTCTGGCAGTGGGTGGGTGTGGTCTAGGAGGATCTGGGCGTGTCTTTGCCCTGATCCcgctccctcccacagccctgaACAGCTTAGAGGGGGAGTTCAAGGGCCGGTACTACCCCCTGAAGGCCATGacggagcaggagcagcagcagctcatcgATGACCATTTCCTCTTCGACAAGCCCGTCTCGCCCCTGCTGCTGGCCTCCGGCATGGCCCGCGACTGGCCCGACGCCCGCGGCAtctggtggggtgctgggggcacccaCGTGGTGGGGTCCCTCAGCTGGGAGAGGAGCaaggggcaccccaagagcagGATCCAacctggggggatgctgggggcaCCCACATGTTGGGGTCCCTGCCTAGATGGGGTGCAAGGGGCACGCAGCGAACACGGTCCCACCTGGGGGCCCCCAGGTGTTGCGGCCCCACCTGGGCTCAGGCAGTTAGGGGCTTCCACGTATTGGGGTcccacctgggggggggagggggcacatAAGGGTCACCCCAATGAATCTGGAGGTACCCAGAGGCCTGTGTCCCCAGGCCACCGCTGAGGGggtgtcgtgtgtgtcccccaccacAGGCACAATGACAACAAGACCTTCCTGGTGTGGGTGAACGAGGAGGACCACCTCCGCGTCATCTCCATGGAGAAGGGGGGGAACATGAAGGAGGTGTTCAGGCGCTTCTGTGTCGGCCTCAAGAAGGTGGGTcagacccccccttcccccagctccccGGGGGGGGATGGGGGCGTTGGGGCCCTTGAGGGACATGGGGAAGATACAGgggacatggagggtcttggggacatggggggggcctggggacatgtggggacatTGGGGGTGTTGGGAGCATGGAGGGTCCTGGGGACATATGGAGAGTTGGGAACATGGAGAGCTTTGGGGACACAGGAGGACATGGGGGTGATACAAGGGACATGGAGGGTGTTGGGGACACGGGCACAATGTCCCCACAATCtcggggggggcagtgggggacactgagggacaTGGGGGCATGGGAGGACATGAGGGACATGGGGGACAGGGGGATGTGGGCACATTCCGGGCCCAGGGGAcactgggggtcccaggggtgtcCTGGCAGGGGGTGGGAACCCAGacccacgtgtgtgtgtgtgtgtgtgtgtgtgtgtccccctcatCCCCCCCCCAGATCGAGGAGATCTTCAAGAAGGCTGGGCACCCCTTCATGTGGACCGAGCACCTGGGCTACATCCTGACCTGCCCCTCGAACTTGGGcacggggctgcgggggggggtcCACGTCCGCCTGCCCAAGCTCAGCCAGCACCCCAAGTTCGAGGAGGTCCTCAAGCGCCTCCGCCTCCAGAAACGCGGCACGGGTGGGtgcttggcggggggggggggaacggaggggaggggacacagggggccgtggagcagaggggggtgtggggatggggggggccatggggcagAGGTGGGTgcgggaattggggggggggggggccacaggCCACAAGGATGGGGGCGCCATGGGGGCCACAGCGGGGCAGGATTTGAGGCCTAAACAGGACACAGGGGCGatgggtgcagggcaggggggcacTGTAGGTGCCCTGGGGCGTGCTGACAgtcccccccctctgcccccccagggGGGGTGGACACGGCGGCCGTTGGCGCCGTCTTCGACATCTCCAACGCCGACCGCTTGGGCTTCTCGGAGGTGGAGCAAGTGCAGATGGTGGTGGACGGGGTGAAGCTGATGGTGGAGATGGAGAAGAAGCTGGAGCAGAACCAGTCCATCGACGACATGATCCCCGCccaaaaataagggggg contains:
- the LOC141955829 gene encoding creatine kinase M-type-like, with amino-acid sequence LNSLEGEFKGRYYPLKAMTEQEQQQLIDDHFLFDKPVSPLLLASGMARDWPDARGIWHNDNKTFLVWVNEEDHLRVISMEKGGNMKEVFRRFCVGLKKIEEIFKKAGHPFMWTEHLGYILTCPSNLGTGLRGGVHVRLPKLSQHPKFEEVLKRLRLQKRGTGGVDTAAVGAVFDISNADRLGFSEVEQVQMVVDGVKLMVEMEKKLEQNQSIDDMIPAQK